From the genome of Geobacter sp. SVR, one region includes:
- the nifH gene encoding nitrogenase iron protein: MTRKIAIYGKGGIGKSTTTQNTAAALAHFHDKKVFIHGCDPKADSTRLILGGKPQETLMDVLRDHGAEKVTNDMVIKVGFKDIRCVESGGPEPGVGCAGRGVITAIDLMEENGAYTDDLDFIFFDVLGDVVCGGFAMPIRDGKAQEVYIVASGEMMAIYAANNICKGLVKYAKQSGVRLGGIICNSRKVDGEREFLEEFTAAIGTKMIHFVPRDNIVQKAEFNKKTVTEFDPTENQANEYSELARKIIENQDFVIPKPLTMDQLENMVVKYGLAD; encoded by the coding sequence ATGACCAGGAAAATCGCAATCTACGGCAAAGGCGGCATAGGCAAATCCACCACGACCCAGAACACGGCTGCGGCACTGGCCCACTTTCACGACAAGAAGGTTTTCATCCATGGCTGCGACCCCAAGGCCGACTCCACCCGTCTGATCCTGGGCGGCAAGCCGCAGGAGACGTTGATGGACGTGCTGCGGGATCACGGCGCCGAGAAGGTCACCAACGACATGGTGATCAAGGTCGGATTCAAGGATATCCGCTGCGTGGAATCGGGGGGGCCGGAGCCGGGGGTCGGCTGTGCCGGACGGGGTGTCATCACCGCCATCGACCTGATGGAGGAAAACGGCGCCTATACCGACGACCTTGACTTCATCTTCTTCGACGTGCTCGGCGACGTTGTCTGCGGCGGTTTTGCCATGCCGATCCGCGACGGCAAGGCCCAGGAGGTCTATATCGTTGCATCCGGCGAAATGATGGCCATCTACGCCGCCAACAACATCTGCAAGGGCTTGGTGAAGTATGCCAAGCAGAGCGGCGTGCGTCTGGGTGGCATCATCTGCAACAGCCGCAAGGTGGACGGCGAACGGGAGTTTCTGGAAGAGTTCACCGCCGCCATCGGCACCAAGATGATCCACTTCGTGCCGCGCGACAACATCGTGCAAAAGGCCGAGTTCAACAAGAAGACCGTCACCGAGTTCGATCCGACCGAGAACCAGGCGAACGAATATAGCGAACTGGCCCGCAAGATCATCGAGAACCAGGATTTCGTGATTCCCAAGCCGCTGACCATGGATCAACTGGAAAACATGGTCGTCAAGTACGGTTTGGCCGACTGA
- the anfD gene encoding nitrogenase iron-iron protein, alpha chain, whose product MPYHEFECSKVIPERKEHAVIKGKGEDLTSCLPKGYLNTIPGSISERGCAYCGAKHVIGTPMKDVIHISHGPVGCTYDTWQTKRYISDNDNFQLKYTFATDVKEKHIVFGAEKLLKQNIIEAFKAFPKIKRMTIYQTCATALIGDDIDAIAQEVMEELPDVDIFVCNSPGFAGPSQSGGHHKINIAWINQKVGTLEPEITSDYVINYVGEYNIQGDQEVMLDYFKRMGIQVLSTFTGNGSYDDLRGMHRAHLNVLECARSAEYICDELRERYGIPRLDIDGFGFKPLADSLRKIGLFFGIEDRAEKIIEEEVAKWKPQLEWYKARLQGKKVCLWPGGSKLWHWAHCIQEEMGVKVVSVYTKFGHQGDMEKGVSRCGEGALAIDDPNELEGLEALDMLKPDVIFTGKRPGEMAKKVGVPYLNAHAYHNGPYKGFEGWVRFARDIYNAIYSPIHQLALSDISKDEIPAAQGFVTRRMLSDKDLPEEITSSTELSEYTGTYDSVSNLRTKTYPEFPRTSADTADAVKAAA is encoded by the coding sequence ATGCCTTATCATGAGTTCGAATGCAGCAAAGTCATTCCGGAACGCAAGGAACATGCCGTCATCAAGGGCAAAGGGGAGGATCTGACCTCCTGCCTGCCCAAGGGCTACCTCAACACCATCCCCGGTTCCATATCCGAACGCGGCTGCGCCTACTGCGGCGCCAAGCATGTCATCGGCACGCCCATGAAGGACGTGATCCACATCAGCCACGGCCCGGTCGGCTGTACCTACGACACCTGGCAGACCAAGCGCTATATCAGCGATAACGACAACTTCCAGCTGAAGTACACCTTTGCCACCGACGTAAAGGAAAAGCACATCGTCTTCGGCGCCGAGAAGCTCCTCAAGCAGAACATCATAGAAGCATTCAAGGCCTTTCCCAAGATCAAGCGCATGACCATCTACCAGACCTGCGCCACGGCCCTGATCGGCGACGACATCGACGCCATTGCCCAGGAGGTGATGGAAGAGCTGCCGGACGTGGACATCTTCGTCTGCAACTCCCCCGGTTTTGCCGGCCCCAGCCAGTCCGGCGGGCACCACAAGATCAACATCGCCTGGATCAACCAGAAAGTCGGCACCCTGGAGCCCGAGATCACCAGCGATTACGTGATCAATTACGTCGGCGAATACAACATCCAGGGCGATCAGGAGGTGATGCTCGACTACTTCAAGCGCATGGGCATCCAGGTGCTGTCCACCTTCACCGGCAACGGTTCCTATGACGATCTGCGCGGCATGCACCGCGCCCACCTCAACGTGCTCGAATGCGCCCGTTCCGCGGAGTACATCTGCGACGAACTGCGCGAACGCTACGGCATCCCCCGGCTCGATATCGACGGTTTCGGCTTCAAGCCTCTGGCCGACTCCCTGCGCAAGATCGGCCTGTTCTTCGGCATCGAGGACCGTGCCGAGAAGATCATCGAGGAAGAGGTTGCCAAGTGGAAGCCGCAGCTCGAGTGGTACAAGGCCCGCCTGCAGGGTAAGAAGGTCTGCCTGTGGCCCGGCGGCTCCAAGCTCTGGCACTGGGCTCACTGCATCCAGGAAGAGATGGGGGTCAAGGTGGTGTCGGTCTACACCAAGTTCGGCCACCAGGGGGATATGGAAAAGGGTGTTTCCCGTTGCGGCGAGGGTGCCCTGGCCATCGATGATCCGAACGAACTGGAAGGGCTGGAAGCACTCGATATGCTGAAGCCGGATGTGATCTTCACCGGCAAGCGGCCGGGGGAAATGGCGAAGAAGGTCGGCGTCCCCTACCTCAACGCCCATGCCTACCACAACGGCCCCTACAAGGGTTTCGAAGGCTGGGTGCGCTTTGCCCGGGACATCTACAACGCCATCTATTCGCCGATCCACCAGCTCGCCCTGAGCGACATCAGCAAGGACGAGATTCCCGCTGCCCAGGGCTTTGTTACCCGCCGCATGCTCTCCGACAAGGATCTGCCGGAGGAGATCACCTCCTCGACGGAGCTTTCGGAATACACCGGCACGTACGACAGCGTCAGCAACCTGCGCACGAAGACCTATCCCGAATTTCCGCGTACCTCGGCCGACACCGCCGACGCTGTCAAAGCCGCGGCCTGA
- the anfK gene encoding Fe-only nitrogenase subunit beta, producing MNCEIKVKDRIGTINPIFTCQPAGAQFASIGIKDCIGLVHGGQGCVMFVRLIFSQHFKESFEIASSSVHEDGAVFGACNRVEEGVDVLLARYPHVKVIPIITTCSTEVIGDDIDGVIKKLNEGLLKEKYPDREVHLIAIHTPSFVGSMIGGYDVAVRDFVKHFATKGEPNGKLNVLTGWVNPGDVTALKHLLEEMDIDATVLFEIESFDSPLMPDGSAISHGSTTMDDLRSTANAVGTIALNRYEGSRAAEWLQQEFDLPTIIGPTPIGIRNTDTFLHNLKQLTGKPIPQSLVKERGMAIDALTDLTHLFLAEKKVAIYGNPDLVIGLAEFCIDLEMKPVLLLLGDDNVRYKEDPRLLAMQENVDWHMEVVTNADFWDLEDRIKNKGLELDLILGHSKGRFVAIDNAIPMVRVGFPTYDRAGMYRYPVVGYAGATWLGEQMANALFTDMEYKKNKEWILNVW from the coding sequence ATGAACTGCGAAATAAAGGTAAAAGACCGCATCGGCACGATCAATCCCATCTTCACCTGTCAGCCGGCCGGGGCCCAGTTCGCCAGCATCGGCATCAAGGACTGCATCGGCCTGGTCCATGGCGGCCAGGGCTGCGTGATGTTCGTGCGCCTGATCTTCTCGCAGCACTTCAAGGAGAGCTTCGAGATAGCCTCCTCGTCCGTGCATGAGGATGGCGCCGTATTCGGTGCCTGCAACCGGGTCGAGGAAGGGGTCGACGTGCTGCTGGCGCGCTATCCGCACGTCAAGGTGATCCCGATCATCACCACCTGCTCGACCGAGGTAATCGGCGACGATATCGACGGTGTGATCAAAAAGCTCAACGAAGGGCTGCTCAAGGAAAAATATCCGGACCGCGAGGTGCATCTGATCGCCATTCATACCCCCAGCTTCGTGGGCAGCATGATCGGCGGGTACGACGTGGCGGTGCGGGACTTTGTCAAGCACTTTGCCACCAAGGGGGAGCCGAACGGCAAGCTGAACGTGCTGACCGGCTGGGTCAATCCGGGAGATGTCACGGCGCTCAAACATCTGCTGGAAGAAATGGATATCGATGCCACCGTGCTGTTCGAGATCGAAAGTTTCGATTCACCCCTGATGCCGGATGGCAGCGCCATCTCCCACGGCAGCACGACCATGGATGACCTGCGCAGCACCGCCAATGCGGTCGGCACCATCGCCCTTAACCGCTACGAGGGGAGCAGGGCCGCCGAATGGCTTCAGCAGGAATTCGACCTGCCGACCATCATCGGCCCGACGCCGATCGGCATCCGCAACACCGATACCTTCCTGCACAATCTGAAACAACTGACCGGCAAGCCGATCCCCCAGTCACTGGTAAAGGAACGCGGCATGGCCATCGACGCCCTGACCGATCTCACCCACCTGTTCCTGGCCGAGAAAAAGGTGGCCATTTACGGCAACCCGGATCTGGTGATCGGACTGGCCGAGTTCTGTATCGACCTGGAAATGAAGCCGGTCTTGCTGTTGCTCGGCGACGACAACGTGCGCTACAAGGAAGATCCGCGCCTGCTGGCAATGCAGGAAAATGTCGACTGGCACATGGAAGTGGTCACCAACGCCGATTTCTGGGACCTGGAGGACCGCATCAAGAACAAGGGGCTGGAACTGGACCTGATCCTCGGCCACTCCAAGGGACGCTTCGTCGCCATCGACAACGCCATCCCCATGGTGCGGGTCGGGTTCCCCACCTATGACCGTGCCGGCATGTACCGCTATCCGGTGGTGGGGTATGCCGGTGCGACCTG
- the anfG gene encoding Fe-only nitrogenase subunit delta: MSANHKPKNMAERKYQRVYTSDPLAEVDQDTRDKIAPLENYIMKNCLWQFNSRGWDRRKQNANILAKTAQLLCDEPVENPTGLEKCYWVDAVLLDRAYRERFPWIKEMAKDDIKALMRTLNARLDWLTIDGSLNLELTVVNY, encoded by the coding sequence ATGAGTGCCAACCACAAACCGAAAAACATGGCCGAACGGAAGTACCAGCGGGTCTATACCAGCGACCCCTTGGCCGAGGTCGATCAGGATACCAGGGACAAGATCGCCCCCCTGGAAAATTACATCATGAAAAACTGTCTCTGGCAGTTCAATTCCCGGGGCTGGGACCGGCGCAAACAGAACGCCAACATTCTCGCCAAGACAGCCCAACTGCTCTGCGACGAGCCGGTGGAAAACCCGACCGGGCTGGAGAAGTGCTACTGGGTGGATGCGGTCCTGCTGGACCGGGCCTACCGGGAGCGTTTTCCCTGGATCAAGGAGATGGCCAAGGACGACATCAAAGCCCTCATGCGCACGCTGAATGCGCGCCTGGACTGGCTGACCATCGACGGGTCGCTCAACCTTGAGCTGACTGTAGTGAATTACTAA